Part of the Sorghum bicolor cultivar BTx623 chromosome 1, Sorghum_bicolor_NCBIv3, whole genome shotgun sequence genome, AGTCACAGACCTGTGCAGCTGCTATGGCAGCAACTCGAGCAGCCTCGGCAGCAGCAAATGCAGCAGCTTCTTCCTCGGACATAGGAATGCCACACTCCACCTTAGATTCAATACCATGTTGTTGCTTTTGGGAAAGCAACTTGCCATCAGACAAAGCAGCTGTCACAGTTTCCAATTTCATTTCCTTGTTCTCATACTTCTTGTTTGTCTTTGGCGGTGACTGACTACTTGCGAATCTTGTACGCTGGCGCTGGGAAACTACTTTATTATTGTCCAAAGTTTCATTTGGCACACGTAAGGCAGGCTTTACTGATTGCAGATCCTTACTCTTGGTCTTACTCAATTCAATTGATGGTATTCGACGCAGCAATTTGAGTCCACCATTTCTATCCTTTTCTCTACGAAAAACTTCAATCCACACACTGACCAACTGCCGAGCTATAGCACGAATATCTCGGCTTGTGTGCACACAAACCTTTTCCTTTACAGTCTTCCCAATTCCTGCATGAAGTTGAAAAAAGAAGAATCAGGTTTGTCACCAGGCTACAATGACAAATAACTTATACAAACATCCACGGCACGCTCTAGTTATAACAAACATAGATCAATGTAGTAGTGCACTCAGATACTCAGTAGTTCTCCTTTGATCGACCTAGTGAATAAACAAATACATAAAAAGTACAATAGGAAGGGCTTTGCTAAATTGGTAAGGTAAATTAGATTCCTAATAAGAATGTGATAACCTAACCTATGGTTTTGTACCCTTCCAAAGATAAGGCTGGAAGGGAGGAACATGAAAATCATGTCAAGAGACATTCTCTAACGCCATTTAAAGGGACATGGAGATACTGAGCTTTGCACAGACCTGATAAACGTACAGCTACCAGATCAGTGGAAACAAGCACAAGCAAACGCACACAGTGCCGCAGTAGTTGAGTAGCATTTTTCCCAAGTGAATCCTGCCAAAATCAAAATGCAAACATGAAGAACTTCAATATAGGAAAAGTACCAGTGTTATGTAATGCTTAAAGAAACAACTCATTAATCAACTTACAAGTATCCAAGAGTTTAGCGTATGTAATCCTTCTTTAGACCCAGCAAATGATTTAAGAACATCTGTAGGAAGCTTCAATAACTCCTTAGCCAAATGTAGGCGCCCTGATGTTGTCTTTGCACTGAAGAACATTTCTTGCAGCAAAGATTCCTTGCTAACAATTGGATACATTGCATCAGATGAGTTCTTACTTAGAGCAGTAGAAAGTTCACATGCTTCAAGTCTATTTGACATGTCCCTAACTTCATTTCTTTCACTGTCTGACTGCATTTGGTAAGTCTGTAGCGCTTCCACCTCAGCAATATAGTCATTGCCAGTGTTCAGTAAGTCAATGATGCGAACAGCTTCTCGCAAACCACTCAAAATTGCACCACCAACAGTATCTGGATGCTCTTTGCATGTTGCTTCACCCGCAAAGAATAAGCAATTTTCAACTGGCCTTCCAAGAATATCATAATCTCGCCCTGATGCTCCAACTGCAACATAAGAGTAAGCACCTCTACTAAAGGGATCAAGTCCCCAATTTGTCACAACGGATGCAACTGGATCTGGTACAGAAGCATTCCTAAAAAGCTTTCGGAGAACCACCATAGCATTGTTAACATGATCGCCAGAACTGATGCTTTGTCCATCTATAGCAGCCTTCCCAACAAGTAGAGCTATCAGAACTGGAGCCCCAACTGTCTTTCTGAGATTCCAAAACATAAAACACTGTCCTCTTAAATCTGTTTCTTCTGCAGTTGCACCAAAGTAATCCACATTATCATCCCAAAATACCTCAGGGAACTCCAATACTATCTTGTTTAGAAGACCAAACCCAAGCCGGTTTATAGAAGATACTTTCCAGTCTGGCAAGGAAGGTGAAAATTTAATTGTCTCtgctttcaagcaaccaagAGGAACAGTTATTAACACAGCATCTCCAGTAAATTCACTTCCAGTTGAAGTGGAAACCTTGACATATCTCCCATCCTTACAGCTAGCACCTAACTCCTCAGGTCCATACAGTACTTCAGTTACAACATGGTTTAACCTAATATCAAGTCCTTTAGCAAGATTCCGTAGAACAGTGTCATAGCCACCTTTGATCATGCAATGAGCACCTCCGAATCCTCCATATACATCATCCTGGTTCCAGTATGGAAGGGATAAAGATTTCAGCGTTGCAGCACAACCATACTCTAAATGTGCAAAGTGCCAATTCATAAGCCTTCTCTCAATAGGGCTGAGGACATCTATCTTATCATTCTTTCCACAATGATCTATATCCTTTCCTGTTGAAGCACTTACGGAAATGTCTACAGCTCCAGAATTTGTCATAAATCTCAAGTGGCCATCCTGCTCCACAGAATCCATAGGTTGAGTTGCACGATGCTTCCTGAGAGCATACTCCAGTCCATCCTCCAGGGATAAACCAATTGCACTGTCACCATTTTGCGCAAAAAGCAGCGCCAGCTCTTCAAGAAGGCCATTGTATTCGGCTTCTAAATCTTCATCCACAGAATCAGGAACCTTGTCACCAGTTACTACATCATACAGAGGGCAAGCACTATTCAACGTAGTAAGTTCAAGACCAAGCTGAGAACAAATCAAAGAGGATGGATCAGCCCGTCTTTCAGTAGCTATATCAGCCTCCACCCCTGTAATAATGCTAGCACCCAAATCTACAGGAACCGAAAGTGATGTGCGATCTGTATAAACACGGCCGCCAATCCTTTCTCGTGCCTCAAGAACAGTGACTGAAAAACCTTGACGTTGCAAATGGCGAGCAGCAGTTAAACCAGCAGGGCCCGCTCCCACAATGATTATTCTTTTGCCACGAACAGCAAATTCAACCCTGTCACTTTGACAGTTGTTTCCACTATTTTCAATTTCACGTGCTTCTTGTTGATGAGGGACTTCAACTTTTCCAACAGAACTATCCAGATATAACGTACGTTGGATATCCAAATTGCTGGATGGCAGTGATGCATTTCTAACTTCAGTTGACATGTCTAGATTATTTTTTTCCGTCAGATGTTCATCAGACTTCAAGTGAGGTAGTAACTTCAGAGCACCACAGTGAACAGTGGGGCAATTCTTTTCATTTGATGCTTCTACCAGAGCACATTCAGTGTTTTTAACACTTACAGTTCTGCAGCATTCAATGCTTGTTCCACACTCAAAATCCTCATTCTTTTGTGATACAGAGACAATGCTATTTTGAATGCTGACTGATTCCATTTGATGTGATTCATTTAGCTTGGGTACTTCAACAACCTCATACAGAGTGTCATCGTGCCCCTTTGCCACCTTATCTGACGCAATTCCAGCATTTATGTAGCCCTGAAAATTGATGACATATAGGGTGCAATCATTCGGGCGCTTTCTAATTCAGCAAAACATAGTAACTAAAAGAAAATCTTTAACAAGGTAATAAAGTTAGTAGTAAATTTGAGATCTATAAGCTGGCTGCATGTAAAAGGGAAACATATGCTCAATGATTTTCAGAAAGTCATCAAAGACGTGCAATGCTTAATTTGGAAGTTGATGGCTTAATTTGGTAAGGCAATTCTGGAAAATA contains:
- the LOC8062879 gene encoding lysine-specific histone demethylase 1 homolog 3, translating into MEDTLASIRKKLKKRKKGKESNDFGAVAECGPEVPTLVQQEDVQGVVDIGDADADEKSNLDVVKLEGRDVSGNCAQGLDNLGLKDSLSVLFARSGRKSRQVSEEAEGMEVSCLHDGDGLNKGSGLAPDTASKGTKRRRRRTKEEMKNACVQDRKASLPRKAKAKANGSESTRHYKVGACPGQALGGLSSVFNELEENAADDGLFHRSSAEELLRDVEATKVLNDGSINSFNGVTDHFEISAWASNHPGLESYSGNLDEKTSCTAANATNVGVSDAHTCSQTLGKESSDDVDCSQGKSPTSTIKRKTALKPKQVPGKSVRRKEAVLSVDADNKPTETTEIIEANTTMVIEENLDQLPVMGPKDSCSSHDIVGNNPVCLGADMAAPVKDVDIVDVAAPLDYEDKENACASKVKLKRVTRGSKKRKHGDMAYEGDVDWETLMQEQGLFSNPSAGFPDQSIKTKDQIKTSEVYEGGGDTGVAAVRAGLKAKTITPIEKIKFKEVLKRKGGLQEYLECRNMILSRWSKDVKHLLDLADCGVSDVPLKDELPHQALTRDVFLFLDQYGYINAGIASDKVAKGHDDTLYEVVEVPKLNESHQMESVSIQNSIVSVSQKNEDFECGTSIECCRTVSVKNTECALVEASNEKNCPTVHCGALKLLPHLKSDEHLTEKNNLDMSTEVRNASLPSSNLDIQRTLYLDSSVGKVEVPHQQEAREIENSGNNCQSDRVEFAVRGKRIIIVGAGPAGLTAARHLQRQGFSVTVLEARERIGGRVYTDRTSLSVPVDLGASIITGVEADIATERRADPSSLICSQLGLELTTLNSACPLYDVVTGDKVPDSVDEDLEAEYNGLLEELALLFAQNGDSAIGLSLEDGLEYALRKHRATQPMDSVEQDGHLRFMTNSGAVDISVSASTGKDIDHCGKNDKIDVLSPIERRLMNWHFAHLEYGCAATLKSLSLPYWNQDDVYGGFGGAHCMIKGGYDTVLRNLAKGLDIRLNHVVTEVLYGPEELGASCKDGRYVKVSTSTGSEFTGDAVLITVPLGCLKAETIKFSPSLPDWKVSSINRLGFGLLNKIVLEFPEVFWDDNVDYFGATAEETDLRGQCFMFWNLRKTVGAPVLIALLVGKAAIDGQSISSGDHVNNAMVVLRKLFRNASVPDPVASVVTNWGLDPFSRGAYSYVAVGASGRDYDILGRPVENCLFFAGEATCKEHPDTVGGAILSGLREAVRIIDLLNTGNDYIAEVEALQTYQMQSDSERNEVRDMSNRLEACELSTALSKNSSDAMYPIVSKESLLQEMFFSAKTTSGRLHLAKELLKLPTDVLKSFAGSKEGLHTLNSWILDSLGKNATQLLRHCVRLLVLVSTDLVAVRLSGIGKTVKEKVCVHTSRDIRAIARQLVSVWIEVFRREKDRNGGLKLLRRIPSIELSKTKSKDLQSVKPALRVPNETLDNNKVVSQRQRTRFASSQSPPKTNKKYENKEMKLETVTAALSDGKLLSQKQQHGIESKVECGIPMSEEEAAAFAAAEAARVAAIAAAQAYASVEAEISVPRELPEIPSFESFVIRDHHLDEPNTRKRALKDNFGRLECISENDSKNVKTKDLPDNTNCADADSLKISHDNCTQQNHSNETACLANTDTGVVYGRFTRAWVDTDTICIDGVKDPLAIERWQAQAMEADKEFYSRIRIPDEDDSCSQKQTCRSSASQGADSKPASERQSRGVEHIKQGLVNFIASLLMPLYRGKKIDREGYKSIMRKSVNKIIDTCSEGEKSMTTLEFLDAKRKIKIESFVNKMVDKHLHVVSKSAKP